Proteins from a single region of Acidovorax sp. NCPPB 3576:
- a CDS encoding TIGR03758 family integrating conjugative element protein: MTAQQLSAFQANGGFDASASLGLLVGAVFAILLLWGVWALRTAYVGWSEQRISQRQFLGVAMRFVAMYLVLTFFLLS; encoded by the coding sequence ATGACGGCCCAGCAACTGTCCGCATTCCAGGCCAATGGCGGCTTCGACGCCTCCGCATCCCTCGGCCTGCTGGTCGGGGCCGTGTTCGCCATCCTGCTGCTGTGGGGCGTGTGGGCATTGCGCACGGCCTATGTCGGCTGGTCGGAGCAACGAATTTCCCAGCGTCAGTTCCTCGGTGTCGCGATGCGTTTCGTCGCGATGTACCTCGTGCTGACTTTCTTCCTTCTCTCTTGA
- a CDS encoding transglycosylase SLT domain-containing protein: MAAPMNRLAAMAILLASWGAASAAAQAQEMPPPAYQIAARRADIPSAVLYAVALQESGWQRGGRVVPWPWTLNVAGDARRFGNRGEACAGLQRALREVPSTRVDAGLGQINLGYQKHRYDRPCDLLDPYRNLAIAAEILREQYDPGEDWLMAMGRYHRPAGGAPAARYRRSVGKHLARVLGPSQAQAALAGWHHGARWQERTPR; encoded by the coding sequence ATGGCAGCGCCAATGAACCGGCTCGCTGCCATGGCAATCCTGCTCGCCAGTTGGGGGGCTGCCAGCGCTGCGGCGCAGGCGCAGGAGATGCCGCCTCCCGCCTACCAGATCGCCGCCCGGCGCGCCGACATTCCCTCTGCGGTCCTGTACGCGGTCGCGTTGCAGGAAAGCGGGTGGCAACGCGGCGGACGGGTGGTGCCCTGGCCCTGGACCCTGAACGTGGCGGGCGACGCCCGGCGATTCGGAAATCGCGGCGAAGCCTGCGCCGGTCTTCAAAGAGCGCTGCGTGAGGTGCCGTCCACGCGCGTGGACGCGGGCTTGGGGCAGATCAACCTCGGCTACCAGAAGCACCGCTACGACCGGCCCTGCGATCTGCTCGACCCCTACCGCAATCTGGCGATCGCCGCCGAGATCCTGCGCGAGCAATACGACCCCGGCGAGGACTGGTTGATGGCGATGGGTCGCTATCACCGCCCGGCCGGTGGTGCGCCTGCCGCCCGCTACCGCCGAAGCGTCGGCAAGCACCTGGCGCGCGTCCTGGGTCCCTCCCAAGCCCAAGCGGCCCTGGCGGGCTGGCACCACGGCGCGCGATGGCAGGAAAGGACGCCCCGATGA
- a CDS encoding integrating conjugative element protein encodes MKHSYTARSGLACLLCCSALPVLAQSPLTVVEDRGGASALPYYEALSPPPKQQASPSPSSAAVPNAPARLFSEADMLPVRSQRLSPGTEPRRVIQAPGLMPMFVIGDDDRSRAWLAERGAALREMNATGLVVNVESAWALAALRREAQGLTLSPVSGNDLAGRLGLRHYPVLITATGIEQ; translated from the coding sequence ATGAAACACTCATACACCGCCCGGTCGGGATTGGCCTGCCTGCTGTGTTGCAGTGCGTTGCCGGTTCTGGCCCAGTCCCCATTGACCGTGGTGGAGGACCGGGGCGGCGCTTCGGCCCTGCCCTACTATGAAGCATTGAGCCCGCCGCCCAAGCAGCAGGCTTCGCCATCACCATCCAGCGCGGCCGTGCCCAACGCACCGGCCCGGCTGTTCTCCGAAGCCGACATGCTGCCGGTGCGTTCGCAGCGCCTGTCGCCGGGCACCGAGCCACGCCGTGTGATCCAGGCACCAGGACTCATGCCGATGTTCGTGATCGGCGACGACGACCGCTCGCGGGCCTGGCTGGCCGAACGCGGCGCAGCCCTGCGCGAGATGAATGCGACGGGTCTGGTGGTCAACGTCGAATCGGCGTGGGCCCTGGCCGCTTTGCGTCGGGAGGCCCAAGGTCTGACGCTTTCCCCCGTGTCCGGGAACGATCTTGCCGGGCGTCTCGGCCTGCGCCACTATCCCGTGCTGATCACCGCGACCGGCATCGAGCAGTGA
- a CDS encoding methyltransferase has translation MPLRLFSGMRAAQPSLPLFSTGTLKLSDKVQWLDSKGLVDPHRYLHRHLRGDWGNLDEDGRRANDAAFQSGGLLTSRYAVTPRLSLVVVTNGDRSLTVIQLPEENPLL, from the coding sequence ATGCCACTGCGGCTTTTCTCCGGCATGCGCGCAGCGCAGCCTTCCCTGCCCCTGTTTTCCACCGGCACCCTGAAGCTCAGCGACAAGGTGCAGTGGCTCGACAGCAAGGGACTTGTCGATCCGCATCGCTACCTGCACCGCCATCTGCGCGGCGACTGGGGCAACCTGGACGAGGACGGGCGCCGTGCCAACGACGCCGCATTCCAGTCCGGCGGCCTGCTGACCTCGCGCTATGCGGTGACACCCCGACTGTCGTTGGTGGTGGTCACCAACGGCGATCGCAGCCTCACCGTCATCCAGCTGCCCGAAGAGAACCCGCTTCTCTGA
- a CDS encoding TIGR03759 family integrating conjugative element protein — MKHWTTRIALALGLSAGSVLPVFSQDARLRPSPVVPDREQPAATALSDEQQARTWGLGVEDWARFREVMQGPLGTYSPHLDPLSALGIEARSEEERRRYAELQVEAEARRVEKMLVYQRAYDAAWQRRHPGAQRVSLPGANPHPGTSGAAARLAVFVKGDCAPCLPLVQQLQSAGTPFDLYMVGSRAEDGRIREWARQARIDPGKVRSGTITLNHDTGRWLSLGLPGDLPAVVRQVDGQWQRQ, encoded by the coding sequence ATGAAACACTGGACCACCCGCATCGCGTTGGCCCTCGGGCTGTCGGCAGGCAGCGTGCTGCCGGTGTTTTCGCAGGATGCCCGCCTGCGGCCCTCTCCCGTGGTGCCCGACCGGGAGCAACCTGCCGCCACCGCGCTCAGCGATGAGCAGCAGGCCCGCACCTGGGGTCTTGGCGTGGAGGACTGGGCGCGTTTTCGGGAGGTGATGCAAGGCCCGCTGGGCACCTACTCTCCGCACCTGGACCCCCTGTCGGCGCTCGGCATCGAGGCCCGCTCGGAAGAAGAGCGACGCCGCTATGCCGAGTTGCAGGTCGAGGCGGAAGCGCGCCGCGTGGAAAAGATGCTGGTCTATCAGCGCGCCTACGATGCCGCCTGGCAGCGCCGGCATCCCGGTGCGCAGCGGGTCAGCCTGCCCGGTGCCAACCCCCATCCTGGCACCTCAGGCGCTGCGGCCCGACTGGCGGTTTTCGTCAAGGGCGATTGCGCGCCCTGCTTGCCCCTGGTGCAGCAACTGCAATCGGCCGGGACGCCCTTTGACCTCTACATGGTGGGAAGCCGGGCCGAGGATGGCCGCATCCGCGAATGGGCCCGCCAGGCCCGCATCGATCCGGGCAAGGTCCGCTCCGGCACGATCACCCTCAACCACGACACGGGCCGCTGGCTGTCGCTGGGACTGCCGGGCGATCTGCCCGCCGTCGTGCGACAGGTGGACGGCCAATGGCAGCGCCAATGA
- a CDS encoding restriction endonuclease, with amino-acid sequence MSISVFDADGSQISLIPSRALARGGIGYVFERFACLDYERRGYVVEQRSSLGYLDRGIDLVADAPGERIFVQCKFTLQSLGPKKIEQLLYAASSFIQQNLIDGANYFDLVVPALEIAFPRNRRNGGRNAAYEAFSARNRLQRSVVLRVVEVPIELPDVLVSGDGV; translated from the coding sequence TTGTCTATTTCCGTCTTCGACGCGGATGGCTCTCAGATCTCCCTAATTCCATCGAGAGCGCTTGCCCGTGGCGGCATTGGCTACGTCTTCGAACGTTTTGCATGCCTCGACTACGAGCGCCGAGGTTACGTGGTCGAACAGCGATCATCACTGGGCTACCTGGATCGAGGCATCGATCTCGTCGCCGATGCTCCAGGAGAGCGCATTTTCGTACAGTGCAAATTCACTTTGCAGTCCCTCGGACCGAAGAAGATTGAGCAGCTGTTGTATGCCGCATCATCGTTTATCCAGCAGAACCTGATCGACGGGGCAAACTACTTCGACCTCGTCGTGCCGGCCCTAGAGATTGCCTTCCCACGGAACCGCCGTAACGGAGGCCGCAACGCTGCGTACGAAGCTTTTTCGGCTCGAAACCGCCTGCAGCGCAGTGTGGTGTTGCGCGTCGTCGAGGTGCCAATTGAACTGCCCGATGTTTTAGTGTCCGGTGACGGCGTGTAG
- the pilL2 gene encoding PFGI-1 class ICE element type IV pilus protein PilL2, producing MRSIHPSPRFFAGCGLWLAAALIGGCAKAPPPNTSAASATSATPLNTRSASHAATPGPKPPPGFVPVVRQGRYTLVELAPESAQKDLLQQVIEVSVPDARRATVGDGLRHVLLHSGYRLCQAGEVTAFDTLPLPAAHYRLGPVLLRDALLTLAGPTWELRVDDAARSVCFSRAGSPPAPVGEKTSKTPDRTGTSAKSVHSANTPTARQGARS from the coding sequence ATGCGATCCATTCATCCATCCCCACGTTTCTTCGCAGGCTGCGGCCTGTGGCTCGCCGCGGCCCTGATCGGCGGCTGCGCCAAGGCACCGCCACCCAACACGTCCGCTGCATCTGCCACATCGGCCACGCCGCTGAACACCCGGTCCGCATCGCACGCTGCAACCCCAGGACCCAAGCCACCGCCCGGCTTCGTGCCTGTGGTGCGCCAGGGGCGCTATACGCTGGTCGAGCTTGCCCCGGAATCCGCGCAGAAGGACTTGCTGCAACAGGTGATCGAGGTGTCGGTGCCCGATGCGCGCCGGGCCACGGTCGGGGATGGCCTGCGCCATGTGCTGCTGCACTCGGGCTATCGACTGTGCCAGGCGGGAGAGGTCACGGCTTTCGACACGCTGCCATTGCCGGCCGCGCACTACCGGCTGGGACCTGTGCTGCTGCGCGACGCCCTGCTGACACTCGCGGGTCCCACCTGGGAACTTCGGGTGGACGATGCTGCCCGCAGCGTGTGCTTTTCCCGCGCCGGGTCCCCGCCCGCGCCTGTCGGCGAAAAGACATCGAAAACACCCGACCGCACCGGCACGTCGGCCAAGTCGGTCCATTCGGCCAACACCCCCACGGCCCGGCAGGGAGCTCGGTCATGA
- the traD gene encoding type IV conjugative transfer system coupling protein TraD, producing the protein MAQPHAVEVLLRPAVELYTVAVCAGAALLCAMAPWAIALSPRLGAGSAMAFLAFGAIRLRDALAILRYRRNIRRLPRYVMTSRAVPVSSQRLFIGRGFRWDQRHTHRLMQTYRPEFRRYVEPTALYRLGRRVEARLEFAPFPLSAIGRLTAWDHPLNPARPLPPVGGMPRLHGIEPQETDVTLPLGERVGHSLVLGTTRVGKTRLAELFITQDIRRRNAHGDFEVVIVFDPKGDADLLKRMYVEAKRAGREGEFYVFHLGWPDISARYNAVGRFGRISEVATRIAGQLSGEGNSAAFREFAWRFVNIIARALVELGQRPDYLLIQRHVVNIDALFIEYAQHYFARNEPKAWEIIVQLEAKLNEKNIPRNMIGREKRVVALEQYLSQVRTYDPVLDGLRSAVRYDRTYFDKIVASLLPLLEKLTTGKIAQLLAPNYSDLADPRPIFDWMQIIRKRAVVYVGLDALSDAEVAAAVGNSMFSDLVSVAGHLYKFGVDDGLPGASANTKIPINVHADEFNELMGDEFIPMVNKGGGAGIQVTAYTQTLSDIEARIGNRAKAGQVVGNFNNLFMLRVRETATAELLTKQLPKVEVYATSVMSGATDSSDIHGKTAFTSNTQDRITTSSVPLIEPAHVVGLPKGQAFALLEGGNLWKIRMPLPEPDPDEAMPKDLQQLAGYMRQHYVEAGDWWEHQGLAGLQDTPLPADLLDGFRHMAADEAQERAAAP; encoded by the coding sequence ATGGCCCAGCCCCATGCGGTGGAAGTCCTGCTCCGGCCCGCCGTGGAGCTCTATACCGTCGCGGTTTGCGCGGGCGCCGCGCTGCTGTGCGCGATGGCCCCTTGGGCGATTGCGCTGAGCCCTCGGCTGGGCGCTGGTTCCGCGATGGCCTTTCTCGCCTTCGGCGCGATCCGCCTGCGCGACGCCCTGGCGATCCTGCGCTACCGCCGCAACATCCGCCGCCTTCCCCGTTACGTCATGACCAGCCGTGCGGTTCCGGTGAGTTCGCAGCGGCTCTTCATCGGCCGGGGGTTTCGCTGGGACCAGCGGCACACCCACCGCCTGATGCAGACCTACCGGCCGGAGTTTCGCCGCTACGTCGAGCCCACGGCCCTGTACCGCCTGGGCCGGCGTGTGGAGGCGCGCCTGGAGTTCGCGCCGTTTCCGCTGTCGGCCATCGGACGCCTGACCGCATGGGATCACCCGCTCAATCCCGCGCGCCCGTTGCCGCCCGTGGGCGGCATGCCGCGCTTGCACGGGATCGAGCCGCAGGAAACCGACGTGACCCTGCCGCTGGGTGAACGGGTCGGCCATTCGCTGGTGCTGGGCACCACGCGGGTCGGCAAGACGCGCCTGGCCGAACTGTTCATCACGCAGGACATCCGCCGGCGCAATGCCCACGGGGATTTCGAGGTCGTCATCGTCTTCGATCCCAAGGGCGATGCCGATCTGCTCAAGCGCATGTACGTCGAGGCGAAACGCGCGGGCCGCGAGGGCGAGTTCTATGTGTTCCATCTCGGCTGGCCCGACATCAGCGCACGCTACAACGCCGTGGGCCGCTTCGGGCGGATCTCGGAGGTCGCCACCCGCATCGCCGGGCAGTTGTCCGGCGAGGGCAACAGCGCGGCCTTCCGCGAATTCGCCTGGCGGTTCGTCAACATCATCGCGCGTGCGCTGGTGGAACTGGGCCAGCGCCCCGACTACCTGCTGATCCAGCGGCATGTCGTGAACATCGATGCGCTGTTCATCGAGTATGCCCAGCACTACTTCGCCCGGAACGAGCCGAAGGCCTGGGAAATCATCGTCCAGCTCGAAGCGAAGTTGAACGAGAAGAACATTCCCCGCAACATGATCGGTCGGGAAAAACGTGTCGTGGCGCTGGAGCAGTACCTGTCCCAGGTGCGGACCTACGATCCGGTACTCGACGGCCTGCGCAGCGCCGTGCGCTACGACCGCACGTATTTCGACAAGATCGTGGCAAGCCTGCTGCCGCTGCTGGAGAAACTCACCACGGGCAAGATCGCGCAGCTGCTGGCCCCGAACTATTCGGACCTGGCCGATCCGCGGCCGATCTTCGACTGGATGCAGATCATCCGAAAGCGCGCGGTGGTCTATGTGGGCCTGGACGCTTTGTCCGATGCGGAGGTCGCTGCCGCAGTCGGCAATTCGATGTTCTCCGACCTGGTGTCGGTCGCAGGGCATCTGTACAAGTTCGGCGTGGACGATGGACTGCCCGGCGCATCCGCGAACACGAAGATCCCGATCAATGTGCATGCGGACGAGTTCAACGAACTCATGGGCGACGAGTTCATCCCGATGGTCAACAAGGGTGGTGGTGCGGGCATCCAGGTCACCGCCTACACGCAGACGCTCTCCGACATCGAGGCGCGCATCGGCAACCGTGCCAAGGCCGGCCAGGTGGTGGGCAACTTCAACAACCTGTTCATGCTGCGGGTGCGCGAGACGGCCACCGCAGAACTGCTCACGAAGCAGTTGCCCAAGGTGGAGGTGTACGCCACGTCCGTCATGAGCGGTGCCACGGACAGCTCGGACATCCATGGCAAGACGGCGTTCACCAGCAACACGCAGGACCGTATCACCACCTCCAGCGTGCCGCTGATCGAGCCGGCGCATGTGGTCGGCCTGCCGAAGGGCCAGGCTTTTGCGTTGCTGGAAGGGGGCAATCTCTGGAAGATCCGGATGCCGTTGCCAGAGCCCGATCCCGACGAGGCGATGCCCAAGGACCTCCAGCAACTGGCCGGATACATGCGCCAGCACTACGTGGAGGCCGGCGACTGGTGGGAACACCAGGGACTTGCCGGGCTGCAGGACACCCCCCTGCCCGCCGATCTGCTGGACGGATTTCGCCACATGGCCGCGGACGAGGCGCAAGAGCGCGCGGCGGCACCATGA
- a CDS encoding DEAD/DEAH box helicase family protein, with product MSLDLDTDTLTDGTAQDDLFATPSTPLTISLTDFVGEFGDELLDSLNRANPPVYAGQPRPARQMALSRLKRAPFPAQAEVIHAVTELLLDRGERAAIINAEMGTGKTLMAIATAAVMNAEGYRRTLVLSPPHLVYKWRREILETVPDAKVWVLNGPDTLVKLLKLREQLGVPAQAQEFFVLGRVRMRMGFHWRPSFVQRRTLNGPVGACPHCGTAITDLDGEPIPTAQLQAEESRRKCGHCASALWTLMRPRSLSATDQSSAVIKALKRIPTIGQATAQRLMKTFGEAFLVSLLGDNLFEFINLMDEKGQLVFSDRQAHRMERAMASMEFGFGEGGYQPSEFIKRYLPQGFFDLLVVDEGHEYKSPGSAQGQAMGVLASKARKALLLTGTLMGGYADDLFALLFRTLPARMIEDGYRPSKTGSMASAALAFMRDHGVLKDIYSESTGTSHKTARGSKVSVRTVKAPGFGPKGILRCVLPFTVFLKLRDIGGNVLPPYDEEFREVAMQTDQASAYRELAGRLTAELKAALRKRDTTLLGVVLNVLLAWPDTCFRSEVVTHPRTRETLACTPSQFTDLQVMPKERELIDICKAEKAAHRKVLAYTVYTGTRDTTSRLKSLLEREGLKVAVLRASVDTSRREDWIAEQLDRGIDVLLTNAELVKTGLDLLEFPTIVFMQSGWNVYTLQQAARRSWRIGQDLPVKVIYLGYAATSQMTCLALMARKILVSQSTSGDVPESGLDALNQDGDSIEVALARQLVAA from the coding sequence ATGTCCCTCGATCTCGACACCGATACCCTCACCGATGGCACCGCGCAGGACGACCTGTTCGCGACGCCATCGACTCCTCTGACCATCAGCCTCACCGACTTCGTTGGCGAATTCGGCGACGAGCTGCTGGACTCCCTCAATCGCGCGAATCCGCCGGTCTATGCGGGGCAACCCCGTCCCGCCCGGCAGATGGCGCTGTCGCGCCTCAAACGCGCTCCGTTTCCCGCACAGGCCGAGGTCATCCACGCGGTGACCGAGCTGCTGCTGGACCGTGGCGAGCGTGCCGCGATCATCAATGCGGAGATGGGCACCGGCAAGACGCTCATGGCCATCGCCACCGCGGCGGTCATGAACGCCGAAGGCTACCGCCGCACTCTGGTCCTGTCGCCGCCCCACCTGGTCTATAAATGGCGCCGCGAAATCCTCGAAACCGTTCCCGATGCCAAGGTGTGGGTGCTCAACGGCCCCGATACCCTGGTCAAGCTGCTCAAATTGCGCGAGCAGCTCGGTGTGCCGGCGCAGGCTCAGGAGTTCTTCGTCCTCGGGCGGGTGAGGATGCGGATGGGCTTTCACTGGAGGCCCTCCTTCGTCCAACGCCGCACGCTCAATGGGCCGGTGGGGGCCTGCCCCCATTGCGGGACGGCCATCACCGACCTCGATGGCGAACCCATCCCCACGGCGCAACTGCAGGCCGAAGAGTCGCGCCGCAAGTGCGGCCATTGCGCATCCGCGCTGTGGACGCTGATGCGACCGCGATCGCTGTCCGCCACCGACCAGTCGTCGGCCGTCATCAAGGCCCTCAAGCGCATACCGACCATCGGGCAAGCCACGGCCCAGCGTCTGATGAAGACGTTCGGCGAGGCGTTCCTGGTCTCCCTCCTGGGCGACAACCTGTTCGAGTTCATCAACCTGATGGACGAGAAAGGCCAGTTGGTGTTTTCCGACCGGCAGGCCCATCGCATGGAACGCGCGATGGCCTCGATGGAGTTCGGTTTCGGCGAAGGCGGATACCAGCCTTCGGAATTCATCAAGCGCTATCTTCCCCAGGGGTTCTTCGACCTTCTGGTGGTGGACGAAGGCCATGAGTACAAGTCGCCCGGCTCTGCCCAGGGTCAGGCCATGGGCGTGCTCGCCTCCAAGGCGCGCAAGGCCCTCCTTCTCACCGGGACGCTGATGGGCGGCTACGCGGACGACCTGTTCGCGCTGCTGTTCCGGACGTTGCCCGCACGCATGATCGAAGACGGCTACCGGCCCTCCAAGACCGGCAGCATGGCATCTGCGGCCCTCGCCTTCATGCGGGACCATGGCGTGCTCAAGGACATCTATTCCGAGAGTACGGGCACGTCCCACAAGACGGCGCGCGGCAGCAAGGTGTCGGTGCGCACGGTCAAGGCCCCGGGGTTCGGACCCAAGGGCATCCTGCGATGCGTCCTGCCGTTCACAGTGTTCCTCAAGTTGCGCGACATCGGCGGTAACGTCCTGCCGCCCTACGACGAGGAGTTCCGAGAGGTCGCCATGCAGACCGACCAGGCAAGTGCTTACCGCGAACTCGCGGGCCGCTTGACGGCCGAACTGAAGGCGGCGCTGAGAAAGCGCGACACGACGCTGCTGGGGGTGGTCCTCAACGTGCTGCTGGCCTGGCCGGACACATGCTTTCGTTCCGAGGTCGTGACGCACCCGCGCACGCGGGAAACCCTCGCGTGCACGCCATCGCAGTTCACCGACCTGCAAGTCATGCCGAAAGAGCGCGAACTGATCGACATCTGCAAGGCAGAGAAAGCCGCCCATCGCAAGGTGCTGGCCTATACCGTCTATACCGGCACGCGGGATACCACGTCCCGGCTCAAGTCGCTGCTGGAGCGGGAAGGTCTGAAAGTCGCGGTGCTGCGCGCGAGCGTGGATACCTCCCGGCGCGAGGACTGGATCGCCGAGCAGCTGGACCGGGGCATCGACGTGCTTCTCACCAACGCCGAGCTGGTCAAGACGGGCCTTGATCTGCTGGAGTTCCCCACGATCGTGTTCATGCAGTCGGGGTGGAACGTGTACACCCTGCAGCAGGCCGCGCGGCGCTCCTGGCGCATCGGCCAGGACCTGCCGGTGAAAGTGATCTACCTGGGCTATGCGGCCACGTCGCAGATGACTTGCCTGGCATTGATGGCGAGGAAGATCCTGGTTTCGCAAAGCACGTCAGGCGACGTGCCGGAATCCGGGTTGGATGCGCTGAACCAGGACGGCGACTCGATCGAGGTCGCGCTGGCAAGGCAACTCGTTGCCGCTTGA
- a CDS encoding TIGR03747 family integrating conjugative element membrane protein, whose product MSDPATTARRQQDQQQGLVAQIITLPFRFVGVLCGSLLLCIAIECVGMHLFWPEEGWRHASNMLNDELDQLSGHFTRSALVEEPGRTGRWLVEQGYEWTFVRSGLVDWMRDASAQASAPSRGNHRDFRFYISQVYVWTERYLIASGFMLLVFIVRLLVLVLSLPLFLMAAFVGLVDGLVRRDIRRFGAGRESGFVYHRAKAAVMPLAVWPWVVYLALPVSVSPLLILLPSAMLLGLAVNIAVGSFKKYL is encoded by the coding sequence ATGAGCGATCCGGCCACGACCGCGCGGCGCCAGCAGGACCAGCAGCAAGGGTTGGTCGCCCAGATCATCACGCTGCCGTTTCGCTTCGTCGGGGTCCTCTGCGGCTCGCTGCTGCTGTGCATCGCCATCGAATGCGTCGGCATGCACCTGTTCTGGCCGGAAGAAGGCTGGCGGCACGCATCGAACATGCTGAACGACGAACTGGACCAGTTGTCGGGGCATTTCACGCGCAGCGCGCTGGTAGAGGAACCGGGGCGCACGGGCCGATGGCTGGTCGAGCAAGGGTACGAGTGGACCTTCGTGCGAAGCGGTCTGGTGGACTGGATGCGCGATGCGTCGGCGCAGGCCAGCGCGCCCAGCCGTGGCAACCATCGGGATTTCCGCTTCTACATCAGCCAGGTGTATGTCTGGACGGAGCGCTATCTGATTGCCAGCGGTTTCATGCTGCTGGTGTTCATCGTCCGACTGCTCGTCCTGGTGCTCAGCCTGCCGCTCTTTCTGATGGCCGCCTTCGTCGGGCTGGTGGATGGCTTGGTGCGCCGGGATATCCGGCGCTTCGGCGCAGGCCGGGAGTCCGGTTTTGTCTATCACCGGGCGAAGGCTGCGGTGATGCCGCTCGCCGTATGGCCTTGGGTTGTCTATCTGGCCTTGCCCGTGAGCGTCAGCCCGCTGCTGATCCTGCTGCCCAGCGCGATGCTGTTGGGGTTGGCGGTAAACATCGCGGTGGGCAGCTTCAAGAAATACCTCTAG
- a CDS encoding integrative conjugative element protein, RAQPRD family, producing MDRTHRSTLAWRPTFAAALFVSLLPAAHQAAATDDAEIERDRLAAIVRQLDLIDRLVGQSSTAAPGVPARYRFDYPRLNADLQRVRAGIRDYLSPQRAQPRDPAALSGDYRQDAGQERER from the coding sequence ATGGATCGAACCCACAGATCGACGCTGGCATGGCGACCCACTTTCGCTGCGGCCCTGTTCGTCAGCCTGCTGCCTGCGGCACACCAGGCCGCCGCAACCGATGACGCGGAGATCGAACGCGATCGCCTCGCCGCCATCGTTCGCCAGTTGGACCTGATCGATCGCCTCGTCGGACAATCCTCCACTGCCGCGCCCGGCGTTCCCGCCCGATACCGCTTCGACTACCCGCGCCTGAACGCCGATCTGCAGCGTGTGCGGGCCGGCATCCGCGATTACCTCAGCCCGCAGCGCGCCCAGCCGCGCGACCCGGCTGCCCTCTCCGGCGACTACCGCCAGGACGCCGGGCAGGAGCGCGAGCGATGA
- a CDS encoding phosphoadenosine phosphosulfate reductase family protein → MIRRHGSRIQHLVNVSGGKDSTATYLLALESGRAFRAVFADTGNEHEWTYAFIQQLAARTGGPEIEIVRADFTAQLARHRAFVLREWPRMGVADHIVREAAALHEPTGIPFLDLCISKGRFPSRMAQFCTFELKAQPITLQVVFPMLRNGPVLQWLGIRAQESAHRAQQPRWNRHETGCMVWRPIFRWSVDDVWALHRRHGLEPNPLYAHGMGRVGCMPCVNCRKCELRSIAERFPAHIDRIERWEAIVAAANKRRAATFFPAVKDPMDVERPGTYAGIRTVVQWSRTSRGGRQYDMFFDDQGGGGCQSDLALCERSDP, encoded by the coding sequence ATGATCCGCCGCCACGGCTCCCGCATCCAGCATCTGGTCAACGTTTCGGGTGGCAAGGACAGCACTGCCACCTACCTGCTGGCGCTCGAATCGGGCCGCGCGTTTCGCGCCGTGTTCGCCGACACGGGCAACGAGCATGAGTGGACCTATGCATTCATCCAGCAACTCGCTGCGCGCACGGGTGGCCCGGAAATCGAGATCGTGCGCGCCGACTTCACGGCGCAACTGGCACGGCACCGCGCGTTCGTGCTGCGGGAATGGCCTCGCATGGGCGTGGCCGATCACATCGTCCGGGAAGCCGCGGCATTGCATGAGCCCACCGGCATCCCGTTTCTCGACCTTTGCATCTCCAAAGGACGGTTTCCGAGCCGGATGGCGCAGTTCTGCACCTTCGAGCTCAAAGCGCAGCCCATCACTCTGCAGGTGGTGTTCCCCATGCTGCGCAACGGCCCGGTCCTGCAGTGGCTGGGCATCCGCGCACAGGAGAGCGCCCACCGGGCCCAGCAACCGCGCTGGAACCGCCATGAGACCGGATGCATGGTGTGGCGCCCGATTTTCCGTTGGTCGGTCGATGACGTGTGGGCGCTGCATCGCCGCCACGGGCTGGAGCCCAACCCGCTCTACGCCCACGGCATGGGTCGCGTGGGCTGCATGCCCTGCGTCAACTGCCGCAAGTGCGAGCTTCGATCCATTGCCGAGCGGTTTCCAGCACACATCGACCGCATCGAGCGATGGGAGGCCATCGTGGCCGCAGCGAACAAGCGCAGGGCCGCGACGTTTTTTCCCGCCGTGAAAGACCCCATGGACGTGGAGCGGCCCGGCACCTATGCGGGCATCCGCACCGTGGTGCAGTGGAGCCGCACCAGCCGTGGCGGTCGGCAGTACGACATGTTCTTCGATGACCAGGGCGGGGGCGGTTGCCAATCCGATCTGGCGCTTTGCGAGCGCAGCGACCCATGA